The Salinibaculum sp. SYNS191 genome has a window encoding:
- a CDS encoding nuclear transport factor 2 family protein, with product MSVEVAKRYFELMDSADAGTEDVLELYGDDPVVHSSRAGVVRGIEDIRQFYEDNSEFFTGGEHHMTNFHQDGNVVVCEGYLDGETAVGREADGVPLCDVMEFNEDDEIVAFRAYLDYRGYVDEVPEEVPNVRAEAE from the coding sequence ATGAGCGTCGAAGTTGCCAAGCGGTACTTTGAGCTAATGGACAGCGCGGACGCAGGAACCGAAGACGTCCTAGAACTGTACGGGGACGACCCGGTCGTCCACTCCTCGCGGGCCGGCGTGGTGCGCGGCATCGAGGACATCCGGCAGTTCTACGAGGACAACTCGGAGTTCTTCACTGGCGGCGAACACCACATGACGAACTTCCATCAGGACGGCAACGTCGTCGTCTGCGAGGGCTACCTCGACGGCGAGACGGCGGTCGGCCGCGAGGCCGACGGCGTCCCGCTCTGTGACGTGATGGAGTTCAACGAGGACGACGAAATTGTCGCGTTCCGGGCATATCTCGACTACCGCGGCTACGTCGACGAGGTGCCCGAGGAGGTTCCGAACGTC